A genomic segment from Myxococcales bacterium encodes:
- a CDS encoding glutathione S-transferase family protein: protein MITLHTFPGRPGLESLSPFCMKVEVYLKARKLPYRTILGNPRAGPKQKLPFIEVDGQRIADSATILEHFEKSDGALDAGLDEVSRARAHVIRRTFEEGLYFVMLWSRWAEDASWAVMKGSFDAVPAALRFVVAPIVRGVIVKSTVAQGTGRHSRDEIYAIGARDLAAVSALLGEEPFFAGNTLRTIDLVAYAFLANIVRFEVDTPLKEAAARHPNLGRFVDRMGQALA from the coding sequence GTGATCACACTGCACACCTTCCCCGGGAGACCGGGCCTCGAGAGCCTCAGCCCGTTCTGCATGAAGGTCGAGGTCTACCTGAAGGCTCGGAAGCTGCCCTATCGAACGATCCTCGGAAACCCACGCGCGGGCCCCAAGCAGAAGCTCCCGTTCATCGAGGTCGACGGCCAACGGATCGCCGATTCGGCGACCATCCTCGAGCATTTCGAGAAGAGCGACGGCGCCCTCGACGCGGGGCTGGACGAAGTCTCGCGCGCCCGAGCCCACGTGATTCGCCGGACGTTCGAAGAAGGGCTGTACTTCGTGATGCTCTGGAGCCGCTGGGCCGAGGACGCGTCCTGGGCCGTCATGAAGGGCTCCTTCGACGCGGTGCCGGCGGCGCTTCGCTTCGTCGTGGCGCCAATCGTGAGAGGCGTCATCGTCAAGTCGACGGTGGCGCAAGGTACCGGTCGCCACTCCCGGGACGAGATCTACGCCATCGGCGCGCGTGACCTGGCGGCGGTCTCGGCGCTCTTGGGGGAGGAGCCCTTCTTCGCGGGGAACACGCTCCGCACCATCGATCTGGTGGCGTACGCTTTTCTCGCCAACATCGTTCGCTTCGAGGTCGACACGCCGCTCAAGGAAGCGGCCGCTCGCCACCCGAACCTCGGTCGCTTCGTGGATCGCATGGGTCAAGCGCTCGCATGA
- a CDS encoding polysaccharide deacetylase family protein, with protein sequence MAGVLVRTVVPILALVAGSWVGLGRPSGTRLGTATVHVAERALPPVAHAPLIEAPSVPAVAPLSPVESGDLPDPVPWPRLNASARGTRSWLLAEGPARSETSGQRFVTLTFDDGPSPETTPAVLRALERSGVRATFFLIGRYLDGDEPRAVQNRALAKQIVQAGHIIGNHTHDHSLLTSMPRTDALKQIDAGERSIERAIGKKPILFRPPYGGLDGFIESTLARRGDELVLWSVEAGDMTRDDEAGLAESLIAQIDYAEGGTVLLHDVRGVTVRALPKVLAHLKKKAWNPEKPEKLGYSVVDLPTYLRETAKAPQPFADRAALERARSERFTAKRRGAQAADARKTAVVDAPPGV encoded by the coding sequence ATGGCGGGAGTGCTTGTACGTACAGTGGTGCCGATTCTCGCGCTGGTCGCGGGGAGCTGGGTTGGCCTAGGCCGGCCCAGCGGCACTCGTCTAGGCACTGCGACGGTTCACGTCGCTGAGCGAGCGCTCCCGCCCGTCGCTCACGCTCCACTTATCGAAGCGCCGTCGGTGCCCGCGGTGGCGCCGCTCTCGCCGGTGGAGAGCGGCGACCTGCCCGATCCGGTGCCGTGGCCCAGGCTGAACGCGAGCGCGAGGGGGACGCGATCTTGGCTCCTCGCGGAGGGGCCCGCGCGCTCGGAGACGAGCGGTCAGCGCTTCGTGACGCTGACCTTCGACGACGGCCCGTCGCCGGAGACGACCCCGGCGGTGCTCCGCGCCCTCGAGCGCTCCGGCGTTCGTGCCACGTTCTTCCTCATCGGGCGCTACCTCGACGGCGACGAGCCCCGGGCCGTGCAGAACCGAGCGCTGGCCAAGCAGATCGTCCAAGCCGGTCACATCATTGGCAATCACACGCACGACCACTCGCTCTTGACCTCGATGCCCCGCACCGACGCCCTCAAGCAGATCGACGCCGGCGAGCGCTCCATCGAGAGGGCCATCGGCAAGAAGCCGATCCTCTTTCGCCCGCCTTACGGCGGCCTCGACGGCTTCATCGAGAGCACCCTCGCGCGCCGTGGTGACGAGCTCGTCTTGTGGAGCGTCGAGGCCGGCGACATGACCCGCGACGACGAGGCCGGCCTCGCCGAGAGCCTCATCGCGCAGATCGACTACGCCGAGGGCGGAACGGTCCTCCTGCACGACGTTCGCGGGGTGACGGTACGCGCGCTGCCGAAGGTGCTCGCTCACTTGAAGAAGAAGGCCTGGAACCCGGAGAAGCCCGAGAAGCTCGGCTATTCGGTCGTCGACCTGCCCACGTACTTGCGCGAGACGGCCAAGGCGCCACAACCCTTCGCCGACCGCGCGGCCCTCGAGCGTGCGCGCAGCGAACGGTTCACGGCAAAGCGGCGCGGAGCGCAAGCCGCGGATGCGAGGAAGACGGCCGTCGTCGACGCGCCGCCGGGCGTTTAG
- a CDS encoding PEGA domain-containing protein, with the protein MRRRTTLTALASLWSLPALLATTEARAAHPTFALPLAAETDLERARELDASAARAYAAGRIRSALALFIAAYRRGAPPVALWNIARCHERLDELEDAAEMLELYLAAPDLSTADRAEATRALASLRRRPSSLLVDGEAAGATVFVDERRVGVAPLATELAPGRHTVRLVREGQTEDAPRDTRGGERVVDARLGRLVHITATDAPDPSPRAARTKRLELEAQGGLEVPSLGDASQRVAPTADVAFRVAFGPPRISASLGARAEVRSVSWRGLAEPSPAGCALPDRFRAVGLAGALTGGVAWDPTRSLRAAIELGGGLESLVVGGAGAVGGEAFVADCAPSPGLVPLGLARASASFRVAKELRVVLTPVTFAIHPAYEGARSSPTDATGPWIRLGASLGLSYDVGL; encoded by the coding sequence ATGCGACGTCGAACAACGCTCACGGCGCTGGCCTCACTCTGGTCGCTGCCGGCGCTACTCGCGACGACCGAAGCGCGAGCGGCGCATCCCACCTTCGCGCTGCCGTTGGCGGCGGAGACGGACCTCGAGCGAGCGCGAGAGCTCGATGCGTCGGCCGCGCGAGCCTACGCTGCGGGCCGCATCCGGAGCGCGCTCGCGCTCTTCATCGCCGCCTATCGGCGGGGCGCGCCGCCGGTCGCGCTTTGGAACATTGCGCGATGCCACGAGCGACTCGATGAGCTGGAAGACGCCGCGGAGATGCTCGAGCTCTACCTCGCCGCCCCCGACCTCTCGACCGCTGACCGCGCGGAGGCAACGCGAGCGCTCGCCTCCCTTCGTCGCAGGCCTTCGAGCCTCCTCGTCGACGGCGAAGCCGCCGGCGCCACGGTGTTTGTGGACGAAAGGCGCGTCGGCGTCGCGCCCTTGGCGACGGAGCTCGCGCCGGGGCGCCACACCGTTCGCCTCGTGCGCGAAGGGCAAACGGAGGACGCGCCTCGCGATACCCGAGGGGGTGAGCGCGTCGTTGACGCGCGCTTGGGCCGGCTCGTGCACATCACGGCGACCGATGCGCCGGACCCTTCGCCACGCGCCGCTCGGACCAAGCGACTTGAGCTCGAGGCGCAGGGGGGCCTCGAAGTGCCCTCGCTTGGCGACGCGTCGCAGCGCGTCGCGCCGACGGCCGATGTGGCCTTTCGCGTCGCGTTCGGTCCGCCTCGGATCTCCGCGTCGCTGGGCGCGCGCGCCGAAGTTCGCTCGGTGTCTTGGCGAGGTCTCGCTGAACCCTCACCGGCGGGTTGCGCGCTGCCAGACCGGTTCCGTGCCGTCGGTCTCGCCGGCGCGCTGACGGGCGGCGTCGCGTGGGACCCCACGCGCTCGCTGCGAGCCGCCATCGAGCTGGGCGGAGGCCTCGAGTCGCTCGTGGTCGGTGGCGCAGGCGCCGTCGGTGGCGAGGCCTTCGTAGCCGATTGCGCGCCGTCGCCGGGCTTGGTGCCCTTGGGTCTCGCCCGCGCCTCGGCTTCGTTTCGCGTGGCCAAGGAGCTCCGCGTCGTCTTGACCCCGGTCACCTTCGCGATTCATCCCGCCTATGAGGGCGCACGTTCCTCCCCCACCGACGCGACGGGGCCGTGGATTCGTCTTGGCGCGAGCCTAGGACTTTCCTACGACGTGGGCCTCTGA
- a CDS encoding DUF434 domain-containing protein, whose product MSSFEGEALERLKLAAEEMAFLVGRGYAPLVVQSLVSAHRRVTPHENAVLARAVLSEAQYRQRALKEMLPEDIAKRPLVIDAHDVIDAVAAALAGKVVIETLDQTLSPLEPFEPTEAEVDAALSRLFTALREMRPSKTKWILSAARDDAPRTASRIHELAKKAKVVAETELSADAKATLKSQPNVATSDADVIAACKSWCNLGQPALMDLRDIAKLKLQ is encoded by the coding sequence GTGAGCTCGTTCGAAGGCGAGGCGCTCGAACGCCTCAAGCTGGCGGCGGAAGAAATGGCGTTCCTCGTGGGACGCGGCTACGCGCCCCTCGTTGTGCAATCGCTCGTGTCGGCGCACCGCCGCGTGACGCCGCACGAGAACGCCGTCTTGGCACGCGCTGTCTTGTCGGAGGCGCAATACCGACAGCGCGCGCTCAAGGAGATGCTCCCGGAAGACATCGCGAAGCGGCCGCTCGTCATCGACGCCCACGACGTCATCGACGCGGTCGCGGCGGCCCTCGCGGGGAAGGTCGTCATCGAGACGCTCGATCAGACGCTCTCGCCGCTCGAGCCCTTCGAGCCGACGGAGGCGGAGGTCGACGCAGCGTTGTCGCGACTCTTTACGGCGCTCCGTGAGATGCGGCCTTCGAAGACGAAGTGGATCCTCTCGGCCGCGCGCGATGACGCCCCGCGAACCGCCTCACGGATCCACGAGCTGGCCAAGAAGGCCAAGGTCGTTGCCGAGACCGAACTGTCAGCCGACGCCAAGGCGACCTTGAAGTCGCAACCGAACGTGGCCACCAGCGACGCCGACGTCATCGCCGCGTGCAAGAGTTGGTGCAACCTCGGTCAGCCGGCGCTCATGGACCTTCGCGACATCGCGAAGCTCAAGTTGCAGTAG
- a CDS encoding MATE family efflux transporter yields the protein MSGGPATGRVHADVDADVPMSLREEWKRLFVLAYPITLAQVGLMSLHLVDTAIVGKTSVDDLAGVALGRSLAFLTVAFGMGVPLSLEALATQAFGAGERETAWAALLGALRASLLVWVPISLVAVLLGAVLVPLGVEAPVAKRALLFLVANVPGALGFLVFLTAKTYLQAQGRTTPALVAALVANVFNFLACMLLVRGDDALAAVGLPAMGAPKLGALGAGLASSLASLLLAGLTLRAAWLLKPTRKVTPMPVLRVARLGLPIGFQLLAEVGVFSVVAIVAGRLGAQVIGAHQVAISLASLTFMIAIGISGAAAVRVGAAVGQGRSPRRVGYTATALGVSVMALGALTFLFFPHVLVAPFTNDAEVHRIAVRLLRIAAMFQLFDATQGVLAGALRGAGDVRLPFLLMLLGYWGLAFPLALALAFGLGWGAEGLWWGLSAGLCFVAVALFLRFHRLTSRPIARV from the coding sequence GTGAGCGGCGGCCCCGCAACTGGGCGCGTCCACGCCGACGTCGACGCGGACGTCCCGATGTCGCTCCGCGAGGAATGGAAGCGGCTCTTTGTCCTCGCCTATCCCATCACGCTCGCGCAGGTGGGGCTCATGTCCTTGCACCTCGTCGACACGGCCATCGTCGGCAAGACCTCGGTCGACGATCTCGCCGGCGTGGCGCTCGGTCGGTCGCTCGCGTTTCTGACGGTGGCCTTCGGCATGGGCGTGCCGCTCAGCCTCGAAGCGCTCGCGACGCAAGCCTTCGGCGCCGGTGAGCGCGAAACGGCGTGGGCCGCGCTCTTGGGCGCCCTCCGAGCGTCGCTCCTCGTGTGGGTGCCCATCAGCTTGGTCGCGGTGCTCCTTGGGGCGGTGCTCGTGCCGCTCGGCGTGGAGGCGCCCGTGGCGAAGCGGGCGCTCCTCTTCCTTGTGGCCAACGTGCCCGGAGCCCTGGGCTTTCTCGTGTTTCTGACGGCGAAGACGTATTTGCAAGCGCAAGGTCGCACCACGCCTGCGCTCGTCGCAGCGCTCGTGGCGAACGTCTTCAACTTCCTCGCCTGCATGCTCCTCGTGCGAGGCGACGACGCGCTCGCGGCCGTTGGCCTTCCGGCCATGGGTGCCCCGAAGTTGGGCGCCCTCGGCGCGGGCCTGGCGTCGAGCCTCGCATCGCTACTCTTGGCCGGCCTCACCTTGCGCGCCGCTTGGCTCCTGAAGCCCACCCGCAAGGTGACGCCGATGCCGGTCTTGCGGGTGGCGCGGCTCGGGTTGCCCATCGGCTTTCAACTCCTCGCGGAGGTCGGCGTCTTCTCCGTCGTGGCCATCGTGGCGGGGCGGCTTGGGGCCCAGGTCATCGGCGCACACCAAGTCGCCATTTCGTTGGCGAGCCTCACCTTCATGATCGCCATCGGCATCAGCGGCGCGGCGGCGGTTCGTGTGGGCGCGGCGGTCGGCCAGGGGCGCTCGCCGCGGCGCGTCGGATACACGGCGACGGCCCTCGGCGTCTCGGTGATGGCGCTCGGCGCGCTCACCTTTCTCTTCTTTCCTCACGTCTTGGTCGCGCCCTTCACCAACGACGCCGAGGTCCACCGGATCGCGGTTCGCCTCCTGCGCATCGCCGCGATGTTTCAGCTCTTCGACGCCACCCAGGGGGTCCTGGCGGGCGCGCTCCGCGGCGCCGGCGACGTGCGCCTCCCCTTTCTACTCATGCTGCTTGGCTACTGGGGTCTCGCGTTTCCGTTGGCCCTCGCGTTGGCCTTCGGTCTCGGCTGGGGAGCCGAGGGGCTCTGGTGGGGGCTTTCGGCAGGTCTCTGCTTCGTGGCCGTGGCGCTCTTCCTTCGCTTCCATCGGTTGACGTCGCGCCCCATCGCGCGCGTCTAG
- a CDS encoding DNA-3-methyladenine glycosylase 2 family protein produces MTVVAAPLVAPPLVAMQRIAVAPRGRRFQPGRLLQAPVVALRGGPEGIAAAFDWDGEALGITILGHGAVHSDEVDTALATARAMSGVDDDTAPFFEQVREHPVLGPLAKDGRFDGRLRRTRTVFEAFAEAVIAQLVTSVEAQQATRRLFAHAGALIPGTDLRAAPTPEAVRDTPAWQMHAMGIGSRRAQTLREGARRGATLERIGRDEPELFMQKLRSMPGVGPWTANRVARNALAYADAVPVGDLHAPRIVTAALQGQAAFGPDADEAMLAALEPFRPHRGRVVMLLDYAHFVRDAVPNLSPRERTRVDAHRRAPWRY; encoded by the coding sequence ATGACCGTCGTCGCCGCGCCGCTCGTCGCCCCCCCGCTCGTCGCAATGCAGCGCATCGCCGTGGCGCCGCGGGGACGGCGCTTTCAGCCGGGCCGGCTCCTGCAAGCCCCGGTGGTCGCACTCCGCGGCGGCCCCGAAGGCATCGCCGCGGCTTTCGATTGGGACGGCGAGGCGCTCGGCATCACCATCTTGGGTCACGGAGCGGTGCACAGCGACGAGGTCGACACGGCGCTCGCCACGGCCCGAGCCATGAGCGGCGTCGACGACGACACGGCGCCCTTCTTTGAGCAGGTGCGCGAGCATCCGGTGCTCGGGCCGCTGGCGAAAGACGGCCGCTTCGACGGTCGCCTGCGGCGAACGCGGACGGTCTTCGAGGCCTTCGCGGAAGCCGTCATCGCTCAGCTCGTCACGAGCGTCGAGGCGCAGCAAGCGACGCGACGACTCTTCGCCCACGCGGGCGCGCTGATTCCGGGCACCGATCTCCGCGCGGCGCCAACGCCGGAGGCGGTGCGTGACACGCCGGCGTGGCAAATGCACGCCATGGGCATCGGGTCGAGGCGAGCGCAGACGCTCCGTGAAGGTGCGCGTCGCGGCGCGACCCTCGAGCGCATCGGTCGCGACGAGCCCGAACTCTTCATGCAGAAGCTCCGCTCGATGCCTGGCGTTGGCCCGTGGACGGCCAACCGCGTCGCGCGAAACGCGCTCGCCTACGCTGACGCGGTCCCCGTCGGCGATCTCCATGCGCCGCGCATCGTGACGGCCGCGCTCCAAGGGCAAGCGGCTTTTGGCCCCGACGCCGACGAGGCGATGCTCGCGGCGCTCGAGCCGTTCCGGCCGCATCGTGGGCGCGTCGTGATGCTGCTCGACTACGCTCACTTCGTGCGAGACGCGGTGCCCAATCTGTCGCCTCGCGAGCGGACCCGGGTCGACGCGCACCGCCGCGCGCCCTGGCGCTACTAG
- a CDS encoding MFS transporter codes for MNTFRKNVALLASCQALLFINNTTVISVNALLGARLAKATGLSSAFATVPAMCWVIGAAAAAMPAAQLMKRVGRRNGFTAGPLLGLLGALTVSGAIVFSNFYLLCLGTLVFGGYNGFAQQYRFAAADAAPDDLKAKAISYVLAGGLVGGVLGPLLSQRTKDLFGPGREFLGSIAALVALMLVVVGLLRRLDIPLVALAEANDAPRSTGALVRQPKFAIAVLVIALGYAVMNLLMVSTPLAMTAHCGHPYGAAASVIGFHVIGMFAPSLFTGTLIKRFGTLRVMVVGVLFNCVTVIVALSGVTVAHFWWALFLLGVGWNFLYIGGTTLLTETYRPSERARAQGISEVCTFSVMVVSSLSSGVLLEARGWSWLAYVSAALIAVVAGAVASLWLQPPESAA; via the coding sequence GTGAACACCTTCAGGAAGAACGTCGCCCTCCTCGCGTCGTGCCAGGCGCTCCTCTTCATCAACAACACCACGGTGATCTCGGTGAACGCGCTCCTCGGCGCTCGCCTCGCCAAAGCCACGGGGCTCTCGTCGGCTTTTGCCACCGTGCCCGCCATGTGTTGGGTCATCGGCGCGGCTGCCGCAGCCATGCCCGCGGCGCAGCTCATGAAGCGTGTGGGCCGGCGCAACGGCTTCACCGCTGGGCCGCTCCTCGGGCTCCTCGGCGCGCTGACGGTGAGCGGCGCCATCGTCTTCAGCAACTTCTACCTCTTGTGCTTGGGGACGCTCGTCTTCGGTGGCTACAACGGCTTCGCGCAGCAATACCGCTTTGCCGCCGCCGACGCGGCCCCCGACGACTTGAAGGCCAAGGCCATCTCGTACGTCCTCGCTGGGGGGCTCGTGGGCGGCGTTCTCGGGCCACTCTTGAGCCAGCGAACGAAAGATCTCTTCGGGCCGGGGCGAGAGTTTCTTGGCTCCATCGCCGCGCTCGTTGCGCTCATGCTCGTCGTCGTAGGGCTCCTCCGGCGCCTCGACATTCCACTCGTGGCCCTCGCGGAGGCCAACGACGCGCCGCGCTCGACGGGGGCGCTCGTCCGGCAGCCCAAGTTCGCCATCGCTGTGCTTGTCATTGCCCTCGGCTACGCCGTGATGAACCTGCTCATGGTGTCCACGCCGCTGGCCATGACCGCGCACTGCGGCCACCCATACGGCGCGGCGGCGTCGGTCATTGGCTTTCACGTCATCGGCATGTTCGCGCCGTCACTCTTTACGGGCACGCTCATAAAACGCTTCGGCACGCTTCGCGTCATGGTTGTCGGCGTCCTCTTCAATTGCGTCACGGTGATCGTCGCCCTCTCGGGGGTGACGGTCGCGCACTTCTGGTGGGCTCTCTTCCTGCTCGGTGTGGGCTGGAACTTCCTCTACATCGGGGGCACCACGTTGCTCACAGAGACGTATCGCCCAAGCGAGCGGGCGCGGGCCCAGGGAATCAGTGAGGTGTGCACGTTCTCCGTGATGGTCGTCTCATCGCTCTCGTCGGGCGTGCTCCTCGAGGCGCGCGGCTGGAGCTGGCTCGCGTACGTGTCGGCGGCCCTCATCGCCGTGGTCGCGGGCGCGGTCGCATCCCTGTGGCTTCAGCCGCCCGAGTCGGCGGCCTAG
- a CDS encoding metallophosphoesterase: MRSVFDLLFAGLCHGLLYAWLVRAFPWLAARRKRLAAALVVVVVAIPVARLVVYRFDAGAARVVTALVMAELIALVLALGPLTLIRLVAHLHARREQRLQAAAMDASLAGGKSSAPLPEAPSHPAPRVSRRVLFERTAGLAVLGASGGTVGWGVVRGRLDFQLEEVVVKIRDLPRALEGYSIVQVSDLHVGLFVREAELARGLSLVRGAKPDLIVATGDLVDFDPRYIGLMARSLGDLGSLARDGVAAILGNHDYYTDGIDVAEGLRAAGVRALINEHAVLRPKDGGGIVLAGVDDYAGPRFAGVGPDLARALRDAPDGPRILLAHQPRFFDEAAGKVALQLSGHVHGGQVNPGFRPASYVLRYVAGRYQASGSTMWVNRGFGTAGPPTRVGAPPEVTKIVLVAG, from the coding sequence GTGCGCAGCGTCTTCGACCTCCTCTTTGCGGGCCTTTGCCACGGCCTGCTCTACGCGTGGCTGGTGCGGGCCTTTCCATGGCTCGCGGCGAGGAGGAAGCGACTCGCCGCGGCGCTCGTCGTTGTCGTCGTGGCGATCCCCGTCGCGCGGCTGGTGGTCTATCGCTTCGACGCCGGCGCGGCCCGCGTGGTGACGGCGCTCGTCATGGCCGAGCTGATCGCGCTCGTGTTGGCGCTCGGACCGCTGACACTCATTCGGCTCGTCGCTCACCTGCACGCGCGACGGGAACAAAGACTCCAGGCGGCCGCGATGGACGCCTCCCTCGCCGGAGGCAAGAGCAGCGCGCCGCTCCCCGAGGCGCCGTCGCATCCTGCGCCACGCGTCTCACGGCGTGTGCTCTTCGAGCGAACCGCTGGTCTCGCCGTCCTCGGCGCCAGCGGCGGCACGGTGGGCTGGGGCGTCGTCCGGGGGCGTCTGGACTTTCAGCTCGAGGAGGTGGTGGTGAAGATCCGCGACCTGCCGCGCGCCCTCGAGGGCTACTCGATCGTGCAGGTCTCGGACCTTCACGTCGGCTTGTTCGTGCGCGAAGCCGAGCTGGCGCGCGGCCTCTCGCTCGTGCGCGGCGCGAAGCCCGATCTCATCGTCGCCACCGGTGATCTCGTCGACTTCGACCCGCGCTACATCGGCCTGATGGCCCGCTCCCTCGGCGATCTCGGCTCGCTCGCGCGAGACGGGGTTGCGGCGATCTTGGGCAACCACGACTACTACACCGACGGCATCGACGTCGCCGAGGGCCTGCGAGCCGCTGGCGTGCGCGCGCTCATCAACGAGCACGCCGTCCTAAGGCCCAAGGATGGCGGCGGCATCGTGCTCGCGGGCGTCGACGACTACGCGGGGCCGCGCTTCGCAGGTGTAGGCCCTGATTTGGCTCGCGCCCTCCGCGACGCGCCCGACGGGCCTCGAATCCTCTTGGCGCACCAGCCGCGCTTCTTCGACGAGGCGGCCGGCAAAGTCGCGCTCCAACTGAGCGGTCATGTGCACGGCGGTCAGGTGAACCCCGGCTTCAGGCCCGCGAGCTACGTGCTTCGTTACGTCGCCGGCCGCTACCAAGCGAGCGGCTCGACGATGTGGGTCAATCGCGGCTTCGGCACTGCGGGTCCGCCGACGCGTGTCGGTGCCCCACCGGAGGTCACCAAGATCGTCCTCGTGGCGGGCTAG
- a CDS encoding aldo/keto reductase, translating into MRETTRRDLLVSGATLAVAACTPKAAGTAGASANATSPSVPAKASAGTEVAAGSLRKLGKTGAQVERVSLGGEGILRTFGRAREAVPMILEALAMGVRYCDTAPAYDGSQDYYGAAFREAGAGARDKVFLASKTHERTKDGALRLLDDSLRRLGTQRLDLWQLHDLRTLRDLDAIFAPGGAIEAVEQAKRDGRIRHVGITGHHDPAILMEAMKRYDFDAVLAAMNPADGRRLPFLTTVIPEARRRGLGIIGMKALAHGELVSGGAAKPVELIRYAAAFADTVIIGCSTPAEVRENLRAGREHEPLTLEEQRALEARIAKDANRYDTFKRA; encoded by the coding sequence ATGCGCGAAACGACGAGGCGCGATTTGCTCGTGAGCGGTGCGACGTTAGCAGTGGCGGCGTGCACGCCGAAGGCGGCCGGCACGGCGGGCGCGAGCGCCAACGCGACATCGCCATCGGTCCCCGCAAAGGCAAGCGCCGGCACCGAGGTCGCGGCGGGCTCACTCCGCAAGCTCGGGAAGACCGGCGCCCAGGTGGAGCGCGTCTCGCTCGGCGGCGAAGGCATCTTACGAACCTTCGGCCGAGCGCGAGAGGCGGTGCCGATGATCCTCGAAGCGCTCGCCATGGGCGTGCGCTATTGCGACACCGCACCGGCCTACGACGGAAGCCAGGACTACTACGGAGCGGCCTTCCGCGAAGCCGGCGCCGGCGCACGCGACAAGGTGTTCCTCGCGTCAAAGACGCATGAGCGCACCAAGGACGGCGCGCTGCGTCTCTTGGACGACAGCCTCCGGCGCCTCGGCACGCAGCGGCTCGATCTCTGGCAGCTCCATGATCTCCGCACGCTGAGAGATCTCGACGCGATCTTCGCCCCCGGCGGTGCCATCGAAGCCGTCGAGCAAGCGAAACGCGACGGGCGGATCCGCCACGTGGGCATCACGGGCCACCACGATCCGGCGATCTTGATGGAGGCGATGAAGCGCTACGACTTCGACGCGGTCCTCGCGGCCATGAACCCCGCCGACGGTCGACGCCTGCCCTTCCTCACGACGGTCATTCCGGAGGCCCGGCGACGCGGGCTGGGCATCATCGGGATGAAGGCCCTCGCGCACGGCGAGCTGGTGAGCGGCGGCGCTGCCAAGCCCGTCGAGCTCATTCGCTATGCCGCGGCCTTCGCCGACACGGTGATCATCGGATGCAGCACCCCCGCCGAAGTGCGAGAGAACCTCCGCGCTGGTCGTGAGCACGAGCCTCTCACGTTGGAAGAGCAGAGGGCGCTCGAAGCGCGCATCGCCAAGGACGCGAACCGCTACGACACGTTCAAGCGGGCGTAG
- a CDS encoding NUDIX domain-containing protein, giving the protein MTEASLDAPRQRLFDALCALSPADDEERRHVESVLALVRAEARCFSRDVFTPGHLTGSAFIVDERGRLLLHHHRRLDRWLQMGGHDEGEFDPLRTALREATEESGLASLELAWDGILDVDVHAIPEGKKEPGHLHHDVRFLFRTRTPEAIVHDDSESKALDFFALEEAERLLGDASAGRVVRKIRRILENAGP; this is encoded by the coding sequence GTGACGGAGGCCTCGCTCGATGCACCGCGGCAGCGGCTCTTCGATGCACTGTGCGCGCTGAGTCCGGCTGACGACGAGGAGCGCCGCCACGTGGAGAGCGTGCTCGCGCTCGTTCGCGCGGAGGCGCGCTGTTTCTCCCGTGATGTCTTCACTCCGGGCCATCTGACGGGCAGCGCGTTCATCGTCGACGAGCGAGGTCGCTTGCTCTTGCACCACCATCGTCGCCTCGATCGTTGGCTCCAGATGGGTGGCCACGACGAAGGGGAGTTCGATCCCCTGCGAACGGCCCTTCGTGAAGCGACGGAAGAGTCGGGCCTCGCGTCGCTTGAGCTCGCCTGGGACGGAATCCTCGACGTCGATGTCCACGCGATCCCTGAGGGCAAGAAGGAGCCCGGGCACTTGCACCACGACGTCCGGTTCCTCTTCCGTACCCGCACGCCGGAGGCGATTGTTCACGACGACAGCGAGTCGAAGGCCCTCGACTTCTTCGCCCTCGAAGAGGCGGAGCGCCTCCTCGGTGACGCGAGCGCGGGCCGCGTCGTGCGCAAGATCCGCAGGATCCTCGAGAACGCCGGCCCGTGA
- a CDS encoding response regulator transcription factor encodes MGQSSDGDQEGDQDAARRTRQRLLIVEDEDDVRSAFARLLKGTCEIDLAASCAEAHQLLLRFGAPIGLVIDFQLPDGSGLEVVERARTLDPALPSLMVTGHLNAPLAALAFGMDVTFLPKPVVAEPILRFARRCLVRPTTIQNKIVLRSDDWVTRFRLTETECELLVATARGVSRDDFMLARGIAETTLKRHVTNLLEKLAETSLDRAALRFLREVLGED; translated from the coding sequence ATGGGCCAAAGCTCGGACGGTGACCAGGAGGGCGATCAGGACGCGGCCCGGCGGACCCGCCAGCGCCTCCTCATCGTCGAAGACGAAGATGACGTGCGTAGCGCCTTCGCTCGGTTGCTCAAGGGCACGTGTGAGATCGATCTAGCAGCGTCGTGCGCAGAGGCGCACCAGTTGCTCCTGCGCTTCGGCGCTCCCATCGGTCTCGTCATCGACTTCCAGTTGCCCGACGGCAGCGGCCTCGAGGTCGTGGAGCGCGCCCGGACGCTCGACCCTGCGTTGCCGTCGCTCATGGTCACCGGGCACTTGAACGCGCCTCTCGCCGCGCTCGCCTTCGGCATGGATGTCACGTTCTTGCCGAAGCCCGTCGTGGCCGAGCCCATCCTGCGCTTTGCACGCCGCTGCCTCGTGCGCCCGACGACGATCCAGAACAAGATCGTGCTACGCAGCGACGATTGGGTGACGCGCTTTCGCCTGACGGAGACGGAATGCGAGCTGCTCGTTGCCACGGCGCGCGGCGTCTCGCGCGATGATTTCATGCTCGCGCGCGGCATCGCGGAGACAACGCTCAAAAGACACGTCACGAACCTCCTCGAGAAGCTCGCCGAGACTTCCCTCGATAGAGCCGCCTTGCGATTCTTGCGCGAAGTGCTTGGGGAAGACTAG